A genomic window from Phoenix dactylifera cultivar Barhee BC4 chromosome 7, palm_55x_up_171113_PBpolish2nd_filt_p, whole genome shotgun sequence includes:
- the LOC103717167 gene encoding snRNA-activating protein complex subunit isoform X1, which produces MEEMAGAATAAAAEEYRYQDQGSRLPFARGGPIYVPDLVSPLTSVPDFKASVLQELQSLEAELGTPGDFDEELSVDELRVFTEEELVEKALKEDFDGIRCIDDSLQLLEYPNGETIDNTSTSGKEIVCSANSELETSNMGAHVTSNDSSVMTCDTDVSRKKSQEKKRKKRGRRFDRDSRAAELEGSYFAKVKQLARIKQKQDEDKLAAKLHSLSDNSKSVQGSISTSDKIERMRSLRFITSPVKVKSLKSREHVPIFYPEVVLCVEIYHKKNSSLKTQEFLVLGSQTLDELRDNIYCLTDKLMETAGQFDPSGYFLIEDTFYNDLRNPSSIDYSKPVFDWLKNCKNEAAEKWEYIMSGELKKKQKELLGDLDIANLPSFKAIHMHRTRFADLRFRLGAGYLYCHQGNCKHIIVIRDVRMIHSEDVQNQSDYPLLTFQLRPRQQKCSVCKIYHATKMTVDDKWSPKNPCYFCIKCYFLLHYKEDNSLLYPHAVFDYFHE; this is translated from the exons ATGGAGGAGATGGCGGGGGCagcgacggcggcggcggcggaggagtaCCGGTACCAGGACCAAGGGAGCCGCCTCCCTTTTGCCCGCGGAGGCCCCATCTACGTCCCCGACCTCGTCAGCCCCCTCACCTCCGTCCCCGACTTCAAAGCCTCCGTCCTCCAAGAACTCCAG AGCTTAGAAGCTGAATTGGGTACACCGGGAGATTTCGATGAAGAACTCTC GGTTGATGAACTTAGGGTTTTTACGGAGGAAGAATTGGTGGAGAAAGCTCTCAAGGAAGATTTTGAT GGCATTCGGTGTATTGATGATTCGTTGCAACTGTTGGAATATCCTAATGGGGA GACAATTGATAATACAAGTACCTCAGGGAAAGAAATTGTCTGTTCAGCAAATTCAGAACTTGAAACCAGCAATATGGGGGCTCATGTAACTTCGAATGATTCTTCTGTCATGACATGTGATACAGATGTTTCAAGAAAAAAGTctcaagagaaaaagagaaagaaaagaggaagacgCTTTGACAGAGATAGTCGAGCTGCCGAACTAGAA GGTAGTTATTTTGCAAAAGTGAAGCAACTTGCAAGAATCAAGCAAAAGCAGGATGAAGACAAATTAGCAGCCAAGTTACATTCATTGAG TGACAATTCCAAGTCTGTTCAAGGGTCAATTTCAACTTCAGATAAAATTGAAAGGATGAGATCCCTTAGGTTCATAACATCTCCTGTGAAG GTGAAGTCTTTGAAATCACGAGAACATGTGCCAATATTCTACCCAGAAGTTGTTCTCTGTGTCGAGATTTATCACAAGAAAAACTCCTCATTGAAG ACCCAAGAATTTCTAGTTTTGGGAAGCCAAACACTTGATGAGTTGAGGGATAATATATATTGCTTGACTGACAAGCTGATGGAGACAGCAGGGCAATTTGATCCATCTGGATATTTCCTTATTGAA GATACCTTTTACAATGATCTGAGAAATCCGTCTTCTATTGACTATAGCAAACCTGTATTCGACTGGCTTAAGAACTGCAAGAATGAGGCAGCAGAGAAGTGGGAATATATTATGTCtggtgagctaaagaaaaagcaaaaagagCTACTAGGGGATCTGGACATCGCCAACTTGCCCAGCTTTAAAGCAATACATATGCATAGAACTCGATTTGCTGACCTGCGATTTCGGTTGGGCGCTGGATATCTTTACTGCCACCAG GGAAACTGTAAGCATATCATAGTGATCAGAGACGTGAGAATGATCCACTCGGAGGATGTACAAAATCAGTCCGATTATCCTCTCCTCACGTTTCAACTCCGACCCCGTCAACAGAAATGCTCCGtttgcaaaatatatcatgcaACAAAGATGACAGTTGATGATAAATGGTCTccaaagaacccttgttatttttgcatcaaatgTTATTTCCTCCTTCACTACAAAGAAGATAACTCTTTGTTGTATCCTCATgctgtatttgattattttcatGAATAG
- the LOC103717166 gene encoding uncharacterized protein LOC103717166, producing the protein MGTEAKAKVAPRVVKLDKALKLVESWVNNMSASATGESNERDFEGRPSRLGLGAKVTPHAKVAASTDPVERKLLGKVNAKKRQASRNLEKTNTAEDSGPSEEDNDEPESRTNAFAKKRAMPPAMSLQSTKKSK; encoded by the exons ATGGGCACGGAGGCGAAAGCGAAGGTGGCTCCAAGAGTGGTGAAGCTAGACAAGGCATTGAAACTA GTTGAATCTTGGGTAAATAATATGAGTGCATCAGCAACAGGTGAATCTAATGAACGGGATTTTGAAGGTCGGCCTTCGAG GCTGGGTCTGGGAGCCAAAGTCACACCACATGCAAAAGTGGCGGCTTCAACTGATCCTGTTGAAAGAAAATTGCTTGGGAAGGTAAATGCTAAAAAGAGACAAGCCTCCAGAAATCTAGAAAAGACAAACACTGCTGAAGACAGTGGACCAAGTGAAGAGGACAATGATGAACCTGAAAGTAGAACAAATGCTTTTGCCAAGAAGAGGGCAATGCCTCCAGCCATGTCTTTACAGTCAACAAAGAAGAGTAAATGA
- the LOC103717165 gene encoding uncharacterized protein LOC103717165: protein MAEEKKHDAIPPRYDLDAKWDACIDLTIRRFFYSSLAGAFTGLLLFRSPTTRWASVAFGAGVGIGAAYTECSYIFDGSPPKLSPNVSAVPSGSAQVEQN from the exons ATGGCGGAAGAAAAGAAGCACGACGCGATTCCTCCTCGCTACGACCTCGATGCCAAGTGGGACGCCTGCATCGATCTCACAATCCGCCGCTTCTTCTACTCCTCCCTCGCCGGCGCATTCaccggcctcctcctcttcc GGAGTCCAACAACTCGATGGGCATCTGTAGCTTTTGGTGCTGGAGTGGGAATTGGAGCAGCATATACTGAATGCTCTTACATATTTGATGGTTCACCTCCAAAGTTGTCTCCAAATGTTTCAGCTGTGCCTTCTGGTTCTGCACAA GTGGAACAGAACTGA
- the LOC103717167 gene encoding snRNA-activating protein complex subunit isoform X2 gives MKNSRRVDELRVFTEEELVEKALKEDFDGIRCIDDSLQLLEYPNGETIDNTSTSGKEIVCSANSELETSNMGAHVTSNDSSVMTCDTDVSRKKSQEKKRKKRGRRFDRDSRAAELEGSYFAKVKQLARIKQKQDEDKLAAKLHSLSDNSKSVQGSISTSDKIERMRSLRFITSPVKVKSLKSREHVPIFYPEVVLCVEIYHKKNSSLKTQEFLVLGSQTLDELRDNIYCLTDKLMETAGQFDPSGYFLIEDTFYNDLRNPSSIDYSKPVFDWLKNCKNEAAEKWEYIMSGELKKKQKELLGDLDIANLPSFKAIHMHRTRFADLRFRLGAGYLYCHQGNCKHIIVIRDVRMIHSEDVQNQSDYPLLTFQLRPRQQKCSVCKIYHATKMTVDDKWSPKNPCYFCIKCYFLLHYKEDNSLLYPHAVFDYFHE, from the exons ATGAAGAACTCTCGTAG GGTTGATGAACTTAGGGTTTTTACGGAGGAAGAATTGGTGGAGAAAGCTCTCAAGGAAGATTTTGAT GGCATTCGGTGTATTGATGATTCGTTGCAACTGTTGGAATATCCTAATGGGGA GACAATTGATAATACAAGTACCTCAGGGAAAGAAATTGTCTGTTCAGCAAATTCAGAACTTGAAACCAGCAATATGGGGGCTCATGTAACTTCGAATGATTCTTCTGTCATGACATGTGATACAGATGTTTCAAGAAAAAAGTctcaagagaaaaagagaaagaaaagaggaagacgCTTTGACAGAGATAGTCGAGCTGCCGAACTAGAA GGTAGTTATTTTGCAAAAGTGAAGCAACTTGCAAGAATCAAGCAAAAGCAGGATGAAGACAAATTAGCAGCCAAGTTACATTCATTGAG TGACAATTCCAAGTCTGTTCAAGGGTCAATTTCAACTTCAGATAAAATTGAAAGGATGAGATCCCTTAGGTTCATAACATCTCCTGTGAAG GTGAAGTCTTTGAAATCACGAGAACATGTGCCAATATTCTACCCAGAAGTTGTTCTCTGTGTCGAGATTTATCACAAGAAAAACTCCTCATTGAAG ACCCAAGAATTTCTAGTTTTGGGAAGCCAAACACTTGATGAGTTGAGGGATAATATATATTGCTTGACTGACAAGCTGATGGAGACAGCAGGGCAATTTGATCCATCTGGATATTTCCTTATTGAA GATACCTTTTACAATGATCTGAGAAATCCGTCTTCTATTGACTATAGCAAACCTGTATTCGACTGGCTTAAGAACTGCAAGAATGAGGCAGCAGAGAAGTGGGAATATATTATGTCtggtgagctaaagaaaaagcaaaaagagCTACTAGGGGATCTGGACATCGCCAACTTGCCCAGCTTTAAAGCAATACATATGCATAGAACTCGATTTGCTGACCTGCGATTTCGGTTGGGCGCTGGATATCTTTACTGCCACCAG GGAAACTGTAAGCATATCATAGTGATCAGAGACGTGAGAATGATCCACTCGGAGGATGTACAAAATCAGTCCGATTATCCTCTCCTCACGTTTCAACTCCGACCCCGTCAACAGAAATGCTCCGtttgcaaaatatatcatgcaACAAAGATGACAGTTGATGATAAATGGTCTccaaagaacccttgttatttttgcatcaaatgTTATTTCCTCCTTCACTACAAAGAAGATAACTCTTTGTTGTATCCTCATgctgtatttgattattttcatGAATAG